The Helicobacter sp. MIT 05-5293 nucleotide sequence TTTTGTCAATTGGGCTTGAGCGCATAAACATTTGCGTGTAGTATTTAGAAAGATTTTCTTGAGTGTGAGTGAGTTTGGATTTGAGACGCAAAATACACATTCGTTCTTGGACATTTCCCATATAATGCAGACTTATTTTTAAAAGAATTGCAATAATCACAATAAAACAAATCAATTCCAGCGCACTAAATGCACCTCTTGTTTGTTTAGAAAATTGCATTAGAACGACTAAGAGGAATCTCGCGTCTTGTTTGATGACGTTCTAAAAGTTTGGTGCATAGGCTAGAATCGGCTTTAGGTTGGATTTCAAAGATGAGGTTGCCATTTTCTTGTGTGAGCGTAATGCAATCATTTGCACTATCAATGCTGTTGTTTTTGGCTAATTTGATTCCGTTACCTTGAGCAATCCAGCGCGAGGGACTTAATCCTGCAATATCAATCATCATTGTCCCATTAAGGGTGGTTGGCTCAAGATTCTGACTAAACACTTCGCGTTGGATTGTGTTAATCGCGCCGACAATATCACTTTCTATGGCAATGAGCTGTGCATCACTTCGCGTGAGAGATAATCGTGGCAATGCAATTGCGGCGAGAATCCCTAAAATAATAATCACAAAGACAAGCTCCATCATACTGAAAGCTTGTCGCATATCAATCTTTCACACTTAAAAGATAAGGAGGAAGCACAAAATCAATCATACCTTTTCCTGCTAGACCTTGTGTAGCTGATTCGTGATCAAGCTCATTGTTAAGATGGAATCGTATCAAAATGCCCTTAGGGAACGCACTATTAAAATACGGACAAAGGTATTTGGCAAATGATTCTAAATCAGGCTGATGTCCTACGATGAGGATATGGTGAGCTCGTTTGAAAGTAGGTGTTTGTGTAAGTTTGAGATAGCCCTCCAAACCACAATCTGGCACAATATCTCCGCTTAAAAGAATCTTCGCTTTTTTGTATTTTTTTTCAATCGGCTTGAGCGTTTGTTTTGTGCGTTTGGCAGGGGAGCTGATAAGTGTGTCAAATGTAAGGTGATGACTGACAAAATGTGCAATATCCTTGCTTTGAGATTTTCCAAGTTTGCTTAAAGGGCGGAGCAAGTCATTTTTATCCCCACGCACACGGAATTCTTCCCTGCTGATTGTATCTGCATGTCTTAAAAGTGTAATTGTTTTCATTTTTTATTTTTTCTCCAAGATTTGATCAATCATCATCATTACAAAATCTGCACTGCGTTTTGCGGAACTCTCTAAAAATTCATCAAAATTCACATCAGCCTTACCATCAGCACTATCGCTAATAGAGCGCAAAATACAAAAGGGCACTTTGAGTAAGTCGCATACGACAGCGACTGCCGCACCCTCCATCTCAACAGCACTTGCTCCAAAGTGTTGGATAATCCATTGTTTTTTGCCACTATCAGCGATAAATAAATCTCCTGAAGCAATGATACCCTCTTTGAGATTGATGTGTTGATTCTGTGCGACACGATGCGCGATTGCATTAAGCGTCTCATCAGATTCTATAAAAACACGACTTTCGGGAATAAAGCCTAGAGGGTGTCCAAATGCTGTAATATCGACATCATATTGACAGAGTTTGCTCCCTAGAATCAAGTCGCCAATATGCAAATCCGGGCTCAATCCACCAGCCACACCGCTAAAGATAATTTTTTCACACTGAAAATGCAGTATCATCGTGCTGCAAGTGAGTGCAGCATGGACTTTTCCAATTTTGCTATAAGCAATATAAATCGTATGTCCGCCGATTTTTACTTCATAGTAAGTATTTCCCCCGATATTTTTGCTTTCATAGTGTTTTAGTCGTTCGAGTAATGGAGTGATTTCTTCTACCATTGCTCCTATAATCCCTATAATCATTTTGTCTCCTTAGTTGTTTTTCAATGATTCTAAGCATTCTTGCAAACTCGCAAGATTCCCAATATTCCAAGTGGGTTTTGGCGTAAGTCGTTTATTAAGACCTTTAAGGACATTGCCATGACCAAATTCAATAAAAACATCAATCTCATCGTGAATTTTTAGAATTGATTGTTTGTAAAGCACCGGTTGGGTAAGTTGTTTGCCAAGCAAAGGGATTGCTTGTGATTTAGTATTATATTCTTCAAGTGTGGCATTAGAAAGTATGGGATTGCTAAAATCAGTATTAAGTGTTTGTTCTAAAAGTGTTTCAAAATCTTTAACGGCAGATTCTAGCATCGGACAATGGCTTGCGACCGACATAGGAAGTAGAAGAGCTCTTTTTGCTCCTAAAGCTTTAATGGCAGATTCTACACTTGATAAATGAGCTTTGCTCCCAGCCAATACGATTTGCCCATCGCCGTTATAATTCGCACACCATATATCTTTTCCATTGGTTTGTTGTTCTTGGCAGAATGCTTCTAGTTTAGAATCTTCTAATCCTACGACAACCATCATTCCTGCATCTTTATTTTCACATGCTTTTGCCATTAATGCCCCGCGTTTGTGTGTGAGCTTGATACCATCGGCAAAGTTTGCCCCATTACTCATCACAACTGCACTCACTTCTCCCAAAGAATGCCCCATTGCAATGCTAGGCAAGAGAGGATATTCATTTTGGAGGATTTGGTGCGCGACATAGCTCACAAGGAAGATAGCGGGTTGAGTGTATTGTGTCAATGCAAGTTTATCATTTTCCTCGAATAAAAGCTCTTTCATATCAATATTCATTGCATCAGATGCTTCCTCAAAAAGCTCTTTTGCAAGAGTGAAATTCTCATAAAATTCTTTGCCCATACCGATGCTTTGTGAGCCTTGCCCGGGAAAAATAAATGCGTATTTCATACTTTTGTCCTTAAATAAATTTCATTTACCAAAGTCAAGATTGTAGCATTATTTTGCTTTTATTTTCTAGCGTTAAGTGTATTTTTATGATTTTTTGTTAGAATTAGCGTTCTTTAATTTTTCAAAAGGACAGGTGGGTGAGTTGGCTGAAACCACATCCCTGCTAAGGATGCGTAGTCGCAAGATTACCGAGGGTTCGAATCCCTCCCTGTCCGCCACTTTTGTTTAAACTTACTTTATTCCGCGTAATTAAAATTTCCTTGTAAAATAAGTTTTCTCCATTTTGATTTTAAGCATTTATGCTTTGTTCAAGCATCAAAGTCATTTGCTTAATTTATAGAATCTTCATAATTTTAGATTCTAAAGGATACTTATCTCACACTAGAATCTTCAGCTTTGTAAAATATCAAAAACAGAAAATATGCAAAAAAATTAAAATTACATATTGTAATTTTAATTTTTTTCAGATATTATTCCCGAAATTTATAAATTATCTAAGGATTAAAATGAACAGACGACATTTTATTTTGACTTCTAGTCTATTGCTTTCCTCATTTACTTTGCCATTTTCATTGTATGGCAATGATTTTAAAAGTTTGAAAATCGGTTATTTGCCCATCACAGATCATTTGCTGATTATTGCCAAAGAAGTAATGAAATCACCTTTTACTCCTGTCAAATTTGCCTCATGGGTGGAATTGAGCGAAGCTTTGCGTGCAGATTCTATCGATGGTGCATTTATTTTGACACCTTTGAGTCTAAAGCTTTATTCTCAAGGTGTTAATCTTAAGGCTTTGATAGCTGCTCATCGCAATGGTTCGGCATTGATTGTCAAAAAGGGTCTAATCCTTTCTTCAGGCAAGAGAGATATTCATGTGCTTAAAGGATTAAAAATCGCCATACCTAGCAGATTCTCTACGCATTATCTCTTACTTACAAATTTACTGAAAGACAATGGTTTATCTGTAAAAGATATTCAATTGATTGATATGTCTCCTCCAGAGATGCTCTCTGCACTAGCATACGGCAATATTGATGGATTTATTGTGGCTGAACCTTTTGCTATCAGCGCAGAAAATCGTGAAATAGGTGATGTGTGGATTCTGTCCAAAGATATTATAGATTCACATATCTGTTGTGTGCTTAGTTTTAGGCAAAGTGTGTTAGAGCAAAGGAGACAAGAAATTGTGCAAATAATACGAGACTTTGCACGATGTGCATTATGGATAAAAAACAACCCGCAGCAGAGTGCGTATCTCTCTATAAAGTTTTTAGGACAAAAAGCTCCGATTATTGAGAATCTGTTAGCACAAGATAAAAGAGTGATTTATGAATCTCTTGCTTTGACACCTAAGGACATTTCTCGTGTCTTGCAAGATATGCAAGAATCTCATATCAGTAATGAAAAAATTGCACATCTTACATTTAAGGACTTTGTAGATTCTTCTTTTATAGAGGAGGT carries:
- a CDS encoding prepilin-type N-terminal cleavage/methylation domain-containing protein produces the protein MRQAFSMMELVFVIIILGILAAIALPRLSLTRSDAQLIAIESDIVGAINTIQREVFSQNLEPTTLNGTMMIDIAGLSPSRWIAQGNGIKLAKNNSIDSANDCITLTQENGNLIFEIQPKADSSLCTKLLERHQTRREIPLSRSNAIF
- a CDS encoding phosphoglycerate mutase family protein; translation: MKTITLLRHADTISREEFRVRGDKNDLLRPLSKLGKSQSKDIAHFVSHHLTFDTLISSPAKRTKQTLKPIEKKYKKAKILLSGDIVPDCGLEGYLKLTQTPTFKRAHHILIVGHQPDLESFAKYLCPYFNSAFPKGILIRFHLNNELDHESATQGLAGKGMIDFVLPPYLLSVKD
- a CDS encoding 5'-methylthioadenosine/adenosylhomocysteine nucleosidase; translated protein: MIIGIIGAMVEEITPLLERLKHYESKNIGGNTYYEVKIGGHTIYIAYSKIGKVHAALTCSTMILHFQCEKIIFSGVAGGLSPDLHIGDLILGSKLCQYDVDITAFGHPLGFIPESRVFIESDETLNAIAHRVAQNQHINLKEGIIASGDLFIADSGKKQWIIQHFGASAVEMEGAAVAVVCDLLKVPFCILRSISDSADGKADVNFDEFLESSAKRSADFVMMMIDQILEKK
- the fabD gene encoding ACP S-malonyltransferase; translation: MKYAFIFPGQGSQSIGMGKEFYENFTLAKELFEEASDAMNIDMKELLFEENDKLALTQYTQPAIFLVSYVAHQILQNEYPLLPSIAMGHSLGEVSAVVMSNGANFADGIKLTHKRGALMAKACENKDAGMMVVVGLEDSKLEAFCQEQQTNGKDIWCANYNGDGQIVLAGSKAHLSSVESAIKALGAKRALLLPMSVASHCPMLESAVKDFETLLEQTLNTDFSNPILSNATLEEYNTKSQAIPLLGKQLTQPVLYKQSILKIHDEIDVFIEFGHGNVLKGLNKRLTPKPTWNIGNLASLQECLESLKNN
- a CDS encoding ABC transporter substrate-binding protein — translated: MNRRHFILTSSLLLSSFTLPFSLYGNDFKSLKIGYLPITDHLLIIAKEVMKSPFTPVKFASWVELSEALRADSIDGAFILTPLSLKLYSQGVNLKALIAAHRNGSALIVKKGLILSSGKRDIHVLKGLKIAIPSRFSTHYLLLTNLLKDNGLSVKDIQLIDMSPPEMLSALAYGNIDGFIVAEPFAISAENREIGDVWILSKDIIDSHICCVLSFRQSVLEQRRQEIVQIIRDFARCALWIKNNPQQSAYLSIKFLGQKAPIIENLLAQDKRVIYESLALTPKDISRVLQDMQESHISNEKIAHLTFKDFVDSSFIEEVSL